CAGCTTGCGGAAATACTCCACCGCCGAGCAAACGTTGTTGGCCACATAAAGGCTCTGCAAATCATTGGAGCCGACCAGAATAACCTTCTGCGCCATGTCCCGCGCAATCGGCAGGCCAAAGCCGCCGCAGACCACGTCGCCCAAGAAATCGAGCAGGACATAGTCAAAGTCCCAATCATGGAAGCCCAGCTTTTCCAGTAACTCAAACCCGTGAATTATCCCGCGCCCGCCACAGCCCCGGCCCACTTCGGGTCCGCCAAGCTCCATGGCAAAGACGCCACCGCGCTTGAAACAGACATCGCCGATCTGAACCTGCTCACCAGCCAGGTTCTTCTTGGTCGAGGTCTCGATGATCGTAGGGCACGCCTTGCCCCCGAAAAGAAGGCTGGTGGTATCCGATTTCGGATCACAGCCAATGAGCAGCACGCGCTTGCCCTGCTCGGCCATCATGTGGCTGAGATTGGCCAGCGTGAACGACTTGCCGATCCCGCCCTTGCCATAGATCGCAATGATCTGGGTTTTCTTGGTGGGCTCGCTTTGCGGCACTTCCAGGGTCGGTTCCTCGGACGCCTCGTCGCGCAAGCGCTTGTCGAAGTCTTTCAGGTTTGGCACATCGTCTTTCACGCGGCGTCCTTCCAGTTTAAAATCATTTTCAGGCAATCGGGATCTTCGAAAGCCGTGGGATAGGCGTCTGTTGCGGTTTCTGCTGGCACGCTGTGTGTGATCAAACTGCGCAGGCTCAGCGCCCCACTATCGAGAAGCGCACTGACCGCAGTCAGGTCTTCGCGCGCCCATTCTGCCGCCACACGCAACCGCGCCTCTTTCATGAAGGCGGGCGGAAACGCAAAGCTCAGCCCTTGTGGGTAGAAACCCGCCAAGACAATCTCGCCACCTTTGGTCAGGCGGCCAATCAGGTCGTTGAGAATATCGGCATTGCCGGATGCATCATAAATCGCCTCATAGTCGCGACGTGGATCATCGGCTGGGTCGATGACCTCATAGCCTTCCGCCCCGCCGCGGCGCGCTTCGCTGATTTCCCAAACGGTTGGCGCCGGTGCGCCTGCCGCAATTGTCAGCCGCGCCAGAAGACGGCCCAGAACGCCATGCCCGACAATCAGGTCAGGCACGCGTTTGTTCAGCCCTGCCATCGCATGGCGGGCCGTCGCGGCCAGCGCCAAAAGCGCCCCTTCAGGGCCCATACCCGAATCGATGCGCGTCACCCGGTCGGCCCGCGTCACCAATCGAGACGCCGCGCCGCCGAAAAGACCGAACGCGTCGGCAAAGCAATCCGCACCGGGCACAAAGACCTGATCTCCGGGTTTGAACCCGGTGGCAGAGCCCGCCTCAACGACCTCGCCTGCGGCCTCGTATCCGGGCACCAAAGGATAGCCAGACCCCGGAAAAGGCGGCATTTCTCCGGTCCAGAAGAGTTTTTCGGTACCCGTGGAAATGCCTGAATAAGAGATGTCGACCACAAGGTCATCTTCGCCCGGCGGTTTCAGGGCCAAGGTATCCAGCCGAAGGTCTTTGGGACCATTCAAAAATACGGCACGGGCTTCCAAGTCTTCACTCCCCGGCCCGATCTTGAGTGCGAACTCATGTCGCATTTCGGGCCTGGGTGTAAGTTTATTGGCACAGCTTAAAGTGTCAAGTTTTCTTTACAGTTTTCTCTGACCCAGAAACTTGACAAGCCTCAATTTTTTGAAACATCACCGCCTGGTTTGCGACAACTCAAAGCGCTGGTGATGTAAGGCCGACGTGCCGATGGTATTTGAACGCCTTCAAACCCCGCCTCTCGGCACATGCGGGCAATGGTCTCTGCCGAACGCGCGCGACCAGTGCCCATCGCCATAGTGTAGAAGGCGAAATAAAGATCACCCGACCGATCAGATTTAGCACCACCCGCCATCGGCTCGGATATAATCAACCGCCCGCCTTTCGGCAGCGCCTCAAAAACTGCGCGCAACAGCGCCGCGACCGTTGCATCCTCATGGTCATAGAGAACCCGGATTAGAGAAACGACATCTGCGTCCCGCGGCAAAACATCCGTTCGAAAACTGCCCCCATGCAGGGCAACCCGCTTGCTGAGCTTGAGGTTGGCGATGCGGGTCTCGGCCTGCGGCATGACCTGGGGCAGATCAAACAGAATGCCGCGCGCCTGTTTATTGCGCCGCAGCAC
This DNA window, taken from Roseovarius sp. S88, encodes the following:
- a CDS encoding chlorophyllide a reductase iron protein subunit X, which encodes MKDDVPNLKDFDKRLRDEASEEPTLEVPQSEPTKKTQIIAIYGKGGIGKSFTLANLSHMMAEQGKRVLLIGCDPKSDTTSLLFGGKACPTIIETSTKKNLAGEQVQIGDVCFKRGGVFAMELGGPEVGRGCGGRGIIHGFELLEKLGFHDWDFDYVLLDFLGDVVCGGFGLPIARDMAQKVILVGSNDLQSLYVANNVCSAVEYFRKLGGNVGVAGLVINKDDGSGEAQAFAKAVDIPVLASIPQDDDLRKKSANYQIVGTSESQWGSLFAGLAEEVGIAPPVRPAPLDQDGLLELFDGSETGAGVTLEPATDMDMRGKNAEPKVSLEVVYDDV
- the bchC gene encoding chlorophyll synthesis pathway protein BchC, encoding MRHEFALKIGPGSEDLEARAVFLNGPKDLRLDTLALKPPGEDDLVVDISYSGISTGTEKLFWTGEMPPFPGSGYPLVPGYEAAGEVVEAGSATGFKPGDQVFVPGADCFADAFGLFGGAASRLVTRADRVTRIDSGMGPEGALLALAATARHAMAGLNKRVPDLIVGHGVLGRLLARLTIAAGAPAPTVWEISEARRGGAEGYEVIDPADDPRRDYEAIYDASGNADILNDLIGRLTKGGEIVLAGFYPQGLSFAFPPAFMKEARLRVAAEWAREDLTAVSALLDSGALSLRSLITHSVPAETATDAYPTAFEDPDCLKMILNWKDAA